In the Kitasatospora terrestris genome, one interval contains:
- a CDS encoding putative T7SS-secreted protein, with amino-acid sequence MGLLDSIGEGISDAWDSGKKAVGGFVDANAHILGDGLDMIGLDDAAHAVDKWGDEFADSMGAQVGELGLGQTDDPTELVHGDVKTIGENVGHLKKFATAFEETGSGLTRLDHDHWQGEAADAFRSKFAPQPGLWLAAADACAGAGRALETYAQTVTWAQDQAKQAIEAYNAAKKASEDARNAYQREVDWYNQEAKAWNDYARSGNDPGPPPPMPKEFRDPGVEGAKQAAEILRSARKQRDEAGRTAAQAIRAITGHAPAKPSFTQRLEAGIQDAGDFVAVGYLHLEGGIVKGAADLVKFARGLNPMDPYNMTHPAQYMDHVSTTLAGLVTTANHPLELGKALVGSGWGSDPFEAGGKFIFNVGSGMVTGGGSEAAVVAERLGIGAAERTAVSAAERTAINAGEHAAINAGESAVVNAGEHAAVNAGEQAAVNAGEHAAVNAGEQAAVQGVEHAGENAVVGAHPGVSPTNPAGLPEGWTIKNPWESGADQTAGVAHPVPEPTPHATPAPTESTGFHPAEHGSGDAASYVHGDDAVPATQPHGHTPEPQPAPTAHTPEPQPAPTAHTPEPTAHTPEPTGHTPETQPAHVPEEPTTGHHAPDEHQPGHTPDEHQPGHGADEPAGQSEHGTSEHGTSEHQTSEHGGSDHTSDHTSGDGTGHSGDSDTGHGKHMPDDQWEALSKDQQLQVAEDEISGGARKFADNDEAMRYGADHWNSKLDEIAPEDRSAVRDYTYENAADNGGKPCYKEINGALRSDGPIPDDIAQHVDAMDRALKSNPIPEDVMVTRGTDLGHIKMDPADMAGQVFDEKSYTSASLGGPAGAFAGKDAVLHLRVPAGTPALWVEKVSAFGVGEREILLGRGLQWRATRVVQEGGQWHVYGEVL; translated from the coding sequence ATGGGCCTCCTCGACAGCATCGGCGAAGGCATCTCGGACGCCTGGGACTCGGGCAAGAAGGCGGTCGGCGGCTTCGTCGACGCCAACGCCCACATCCTCGGCGACGGCCTGGACATGATCGGCCTCGACGACGCCGCGCACGCGGTGGACAAGTGGGGCGACGAGTTCGCCGACTCGATGGGCGCCCAGGTCGGCGAGCTCGGACTCGGGCAGACCGACGACCCCACCGAACTGGTGCACGGCGACGTCAAGACGATCGGTGAGAACGTCGGCCACCTCAAGAAGTTCGCGACCGCCTTCGAGGAGACCGGTTCCGGCCTGACCCGGCTCGACCACGACCACTGGCAGGGCGAGGCCGCGGACGCGTTCCGCAGCAAGTTCGCCCCGCAGCCGGGCCTGTGGCTCGCCGCCGCGGACGCCTGCGCGGGCGCCGGCCGGGCCCTGGAGACGTACGCACAGACCGTCACCTGGGCCCAGGACCAGGCGAAGCAGGCGATCGAGGCGTACAACGCGGCGAAGAAGGCCTCCGAGGACGCCCGCAACGCCTACCAGCGGGAGGTCGACTGGTACAACCAGGAGGCGAAGGCCTGGAACGACTACGCCCGCAGCGGCAACGACCCGGGCCCCCCGCCGCCCATGCCCAAGGAGTTCCGCGACCCGGGCGTGGAGGGCGCGAAGCAGGCCGCCGAGATCCTGCGCAGCGCCCGCAAGCAACGCGACGAGGCGGGCCGGACGGCGGCGCAGGCGATCCGGGCGATCACCGGCCACGCCCCGGCCAAGCCGAGCTTCACCCAGCGACTCGAAGCGGGCATCCAGGACGCCGGGGACTTCGTGGCGGTCGGCTACCTCCACCTCGAGGGCGGCATCGTCAAGGGTGCGGCGGACCTGGTGAAGTTCGCCCGCGGGCTGAACCCGATGGACCCGTACAACATGACCCACCCGGCGCAGTACATGGACCACGTCAGCACGACGCTGGCGGGCCTGGTGACGACCGCCAACCACCCGCTCGAGCTGGGCAAGGCCCTGGTCGGCTCGGGGTGGGGGTCCGACCCGTTCGAGGCGGGTGGCAAGTTCATCTTCAACGTCGGCTCCGGCATGGTCACCGGCGGCGGCAGCGAGGCGGCCGTGGTCGCCGAGCGGCTGGGCATCGGCGCCGCCGAGCGCACCGCGGTCAGCGCCGCCGAACGCACGGCGATCAACGCGGGCGAGCACGCGGCGATCAACGCCGGTGAGAGCGCCGTCGTCAACGCCGGCGAGCACGCCGCGGTCAACGCGGGCGAGCAGGCCGCCGTCAACGCGGGAGAGCACGCCGCGGTCAACGCCGGTGAGCAGGCCGCCGTCCAGGGCGTCGAGCACGCCGGGGAGAACGCCGTCGTGGGCGCGCACCCCGGCGTCTCCCCCACCAACCCGGCCGGTCTGCCCGAGGGCTGGACCATCAAGAACCCGTGGGAGTCGGGCGCCGACCAGACCGCCGGCGTCGCCCACCCGGTGCCGGAGCCGACCCCGCACGCCACACCCGCGCCGACCGAGTCGACCGGCTTCCACCCGGCCGAGCACGGCAGCGGCGACGCCGCGTCCTACGTGCACGGCGACGACGCCGTCCCCGCCACCCAGCCCCACGGCCACACGCCGGAACCCCAGCCAGCGCCGACGGCCCACACGCCGGAACCCCAGCCAGCGCCGACGGCCCACACGCCGGAACCGACGGCCCACACCCCGGAGCCGACGGGCCACACGCCGGAGACGCAGCCCGCGCACGTGCCCGAGGAGCCGACCACCGGCCACCACGCGCCGGACGAGCACCAGCCGGGGCACACCCCGGACGAGCACCAGCCCGGCCACGGTGCCGACGAGCCCGCCGGCCAGTCCGAGCACGGCACCTCCGAGCACGGCACCTCCGAGCACCAGACCTCGGAGCACGGCGGCTCCGACCACACGTCCGACCACACGTCCGGCGACGGCACCGGTCACAGCGGCGACTCCGACACCGGTCACGGCAAGCACATGCCGGACGACCAGTGGGAGGCGCTGTCCAAGGACCAGCAGCTGCAGGTCGCCGAGGACGAGATCTCCGGCGGCGCCCGGAAGTTCGCCGACAACGACGAAGCCATGCGGTACGGCGCCGACCACTGGAACAGCAAGCTCGACGAGATCGCCCCCGAGGACCGGTCGGCGGTCCGCGACTACACGTACGAGAACGCCGCGGACAACGGCGGCAAGCCCTGCTACAAGGAGATCAACGGGGCGCTCCGCTCCGACGGCCCGATCCCCGACGACATCGCGCAGCACGTCGACGCGATGGACCGGGCGTTGAAGTCGAACCCGATCCCGGAGGACGTGATGGTCACCCGGGGCACCGACCTCGGGCACATCAAGATGGACCCCGCCGACATGGCCGGCCAGGTCTTCGACGAGAAGTCCTACACCTCCGCCTCGCTGGGCGGGCCCGCCGGGGCGTTCGCCGGCAAGGACGCCGTCCTCCACCTGCGCGTGCCCGCGGGGACGCCGGCGCTGTGGGTGGAGAAGGTCAGCGCCTTCGGTGTCGGTGAACGGGAGATCCTGCTGGGGCGCGGCCTCCAGTGGCGGGCGACCAGGGTGGTTCAGGAGGGCGGCCAGTGGCATGTCTATGGTGAGGTGCTGTGA
- a CDS encoding aminoglycoside phosphotransferase family protein, whose protein sequence is MIESEIEITEDLVRALLREQHPDLADLPVREVAGGWGNQMWRLGPELAVRMQRMDSGPEPQLKERRWLPELAARLPLPVPVPVRDGVPSERFPKIWTVMSWVEGTPLDHGEITRGDHAADALADFLGALHVPAPADAPTATDFGLHPGDCTGGFEHFFRDAAPAGLADRIRAVWDEAVDTPEWAGPPVWVHGDLHPANVVVADGTLAGVVDFGALFAGDPAWDLAAAWLLLPAGGAARFFERYARVDGATVRRARGLAAMKCLFLMAMGLSGDRGLPGGKPEWGPVGRSALDRVLRGL, encoded by the coding sequence ATGATCGAATCCGAGATCGAGATCACCGAGGACCTCGTCCGGGCGCTGCTCCGGGAGCAGCATCCCGACCTCGCCGACCTGCCCGTCCGCGAGGTGGCGGGCGGCTGGGGCAATCAGATGTGGCGCCTGGGCCCGGAGTTGGCGGTCCGGATGCAGCGGATGGACAGCGGCCCCGAGCCGCAGTTGAAGGAGCGCCGGTGGCTGCCGGAGCTGGCCGCACGCCTGCCGCTGCCGGTGCCCGTCCCGGTCCGGGACGGGGTGCCGTCGGAGCGCTTCCCCAAGATCTGGACCGTCATGAGCTGGGTCGAGGGCACGCCGCTGGACCACGGCGAGATCACCCGCGGCGACCACGCGGCCGACGCCCTGGCGGACTTCCTGGGGGCGCTGCACGTGCCGGCGCCCGCCGACGCGCCCACCGCCACGGACTTCGGGCTCCACCCCGGGGACTGCACGGGCGGGTTCGAGCACTTCTTCCGGGACGCCGCCCCGGCGGGCCTCGCCGACAGGATCCGCGCGGTCTGGGACGAGGCGGTGGACACCCCGGAGTGGGCGGGCCCGCCGGTGTGGGTCCACGGCGACCTGCACCCCGCGAACGTCGTCGTCGCGGACGGCACCCTGGCGGGCGTGGTCGACTTCGGCGCGCTCTTCGCCGGTGACCCGGCGTGGGACCTCGCGGCCGCCTGGCTGCTGCTCCCCGCGGGCGGCGCCGCACGCTTCTTCGAGCGTTACGCACGGGTGGACGGGGCGACCGTGCGGCGGGCGCGCGGGCTGGCCGCGATGAAGTGCCTGTTCCTGATGGCGATGGGCCTGAGCGGGGACCGGGGTCTGCCCGGCGGCAAGCCGGAGTGGGGGCCCGTGGGCCGGTCCGCGCTCGACCGCGTCCTGCGCGGTCTCTGA
- a CDS encoding MFS transporter encodes MHAPRGSGLFRNRDFSLLLSGQLVSAVGDQAHFTALPLVVLALTGSVTRAGVVLGLGTASFLVFGLVAGALADRWDRKATMIWCELGRAVLTAGVAVALWFDGLTMPQLYGTAVLAGILTTLFHVANTAALPNVVGPRLLSAALGLSQSAAGAVAVVGASLAGVLYELGRTVPFTVNALSFAASAASLGLMRSRFQVDRKRARPGARLTADIREGLGSLWRQPVVRFLTLVSAADKVRYGAGYLLIITLARQLGASPLWIGVVFSGAAVGAMAGALVSDRVTRRFPLGRIAVAMLWVEALVFPLYALAPTPLLLAAVAAAESMVAPVYTVAMTTHQLAITPDELRGRVTSAASTLTTGALSVGALAGGALIAALGAEPLVWLCGAWLLALAVLTTANRAVRQAPPAGALS; translated from the coding sequence ATGCATGCCCCGCGCGGTTCCGGCCTGTTCCGGAACCGGGACTTCTCGCTGCTGCTGAGCGGCCAACTGGTCTCCGCCGTCGGTGACCAGGCACACTTCACGGCCCTGCCGCTGGTCGTGCTCGCCCTGACCGGATCGGTGACCCGGGCCGGGGTGGTCCTCGGTCTGGGAACCGCCTCCTTCCTGGTGTTCGGGCTGGTCGCCGGGGCCCTCGCCGACCGGTGGGACCGGAAGGCCACCATGATCTGGTGCGAGCTCGGCCGGGCCGTGCTCACCGCCGGAGTCGCCGTCGCCCTGTGGTTCGACGGGCTGACCATGCCCCAGCTGTACGGCACCGCCGTGCTCGCCGGGATCCTGACGACCCTCTTCCACGTGGCGAACACCGCGGCGCTGCCCAACGTGGTCGGTCCGCGGCTGCTCTCCGCCGCGCTCGGCCTCTCGCAGTCCGCGGCCGGTGCGGTGGCCGTCGTCGGAGCCTCCCTCGCCGGGGTGCTCTACGAGCTCGGACGGACCGTCCCGTTCACCGTGAACGCGCTCTCCTTCGCGGCGTCCGCGGCGTCCCTGGGTCTGATGCGCTCCCGGTTCCAGGTGGACCGGAAGCGGGCCCGGCCGGGCGCCCGGCTCACCGCCGACATCCGGGAGGGCCTCGGCTCGCTCTGGCGCCAACCCGTCGTCCGCTTCCTCACGCTGGTGTCGGCCGCGGACAAGGTGCGGTACGGCGCGGGGTACCTGCTGATCATCACCCTCGCCCGGCAGCTCGGTGCCTCGCCGCTGTGGATCGGCGTCGTCTTCAGCGGCGCGGCGGTCGGCGCGATGGCGGGAGCGCTGGTGTCGGACCGGGTGACGCGCCGGTTCCCGCTCGGGCGGATCGCCGTGGCCATGCTGTGGGTGGAGGCGCTGGTGTTCCCGCTCTACGCGCTGGCCCCCACCCCGCTCCTGCTGGCCGCCGTCGCGGCCGCCGAGTCCATGGTGGCCCCGGTGTACACCGTGGCCATGACCACCCACCAACTGGCCATCACCCCGGACGAGTTGCGGGGCAGGGTGACGAGCGCCGCCTCGACGCTCACCACCGGGGCCCTGTCGGTCGGCGCCCTCGCGGGCGGCGCGCTGATCGCCGCCCTCGGCGCCGAGCCGCTGGTCTGGCTCTGCGGGGCGTGGCTGCTGGCGCTGGCCGTCCTCACCACGGCCAACCGGGCCGTGCGGCAGGCACCGCCCGCAGGGGCGCTGTCGTAG
- a CDS encoding glutamate synthase subunit beta yields the protein MADPRAFLTTPRRARARRPPQERVQDWAEVDGGRPPLPLVREQASRCMDCGLPFCHNACPLGNLVPDWNALAAGDDWRAAATHLLATDNFPEFTGRLCPAPCESACVLAIDSEAVTIRNIELALADHAWEIGVDRPRPPERRTGRRVAVVGSGPAGLAAAQQLTRAGHTTTVYERADRLGGLLRYGIPPFRLEKHRLDRRLDQLRAEGTRFRTGVDVGRDLPADRLRSDHDAVLLAVGATAPRGLPSPGHDLPGVRHAMDYLTQANRADQGDFPRPPLTAEGRHVVIVGGGDTAADCLGTALRQHATSVIQLDINPRPPDRRAAEQPWPVHPKVYRRTASHEEAGEEPRVFAATTVGFDPGPDGRLAAVRFAHATPGDRRPEAGTERTLPAQLALLALGFTGPEPDSPIAGQLGLAFGPHGALARDAHFATAADGVFVAGDAGRGQSLIVWAIAEGRAAAAAVDHYLRGTTDLPTPVTPADHPLAP from the coding sequence ATGGCAGACCCGAGGGCCTTCCTCACCACCCCCCGCCGCGCCCGGGCGCGGCGGCCGCCGCAGGAGCGCGTCCAGGACTGGGCGGAGGTCGACGGCGGCCGCCCGCCGCTCCCCCTGGTCCGCGAGCAGGCGTCCCGCTGCATGGACTGCGGCCTGCCCTTCTGCCACAACGCCTGCCCGCTGGGCAACCTCGTCCCGGACTGGAACGCCCTCGCCGCCGGTGACGACTGGCGGGCCGCCGCCACCCACCTGCTGGCCACCGACAACTTCCCGGAGTTCACCGGGCGGCTCTGCCCCGCCCCCTGCGAGAGCGCCTGCGTGCTGGCGATCGACTCCGAGGCGGTCACCATCCGCAACATCGAGCTGGCACTCGCCGACCACGCCTGGGAGATCGGTGTGGACCGCCCCCGCCCGCCCGAGCGGCGGACCGGCCGCCGGGTCGCCGTGGTCGGCTCCGGCCCGGCCGGGCTGGCGGCGGCCCAGCAGCTCACCCGGGCCGGGCACACCACCACCGTGTACGAGCGCGCCGACCGGCTCGGCGGACTGCTGCGCTACGGCATCCCGCCGTTCCGCCTGGAGAAGCACCGGCTGGACCGGCGGCTCGACCAACTCCGCGCCGAGGGAACCCGGTTCCGCACTGGTGTCGACGTGGGACGCGACCTGCCAGCCGACCGGCTGCGCTCCGACCACGACGCCGTGCTGCTCGCCGTCGGCGCCACCGCACCGCGCGGACTCCCCTCCCCCGGGCACGACCTGCCCGGCGTCCGGCACGCCATGGACTACCTCACCCAGGCCAACCGGGCCGACCAGGGCGACTTCCCCCGGCCGCCGCTCACCGCCGAGGGCCGGCACGTGGTGATCGTCGGCGGCGGCGACACCGCCGCCGACTGCCTGGGCACCGCACTGCGCCAACACGCGACGTCCGTCATCCAGTTGGACATCAACCCGCGCCCGCCCGACCGTCGCGCCGCCGAGCAGCCCTGGCCCGTCCACCCGAAGGTCTACCGGCGCACCGCCTCCCACGAGGAGGCCGGCGAGGAGCCGCGGGTCTTCGCCGCCACCACCGTCGGCTTCGACCCGGGCCCCGACGGGCGGCTCGCCGCCGTCCGCTTCGCCCACGCCACCCCGGGCGACCGCCGGCCCGAGGCCGGCACCGAACGCACCCTCCCCGCCCAACTCGCCCTGCTCGCCCTCGGCTTCACCGGCCCCGAGCCCGACAGCCCGATCGCCGGCCAGCTCGGCCTCGCCTTCGGCCCGCACGGCGCCCTGGCCCGCGACGCCCACTTCGCCACCGCCGCCGACGGCGTCTTCGTCGCGGGCGACGCGGGCCGCGGCCAGTCCCTGATCGTCTGGGCCATCGCCGAGGGCCGTGCGGCGGCCGCCGCCGTCGACCACTACCTGCGCGGCACCACCGACCTCCCCACCCCCGTCACCCCGGCCGACCACCCCCTGGCCCCCTGA
- a CDS encoding glyoxalase/bleomycin resistance/extradiol dioxygenase family protein: MDALHPRLLTTRFADAFAFYAAVLPELAGATLVRGSAAGPYAHWDVDGQGLLSLFDRAALASAVGTDALPSTVDAQDALMFVCRVPDVDAGHALCLRYGATPVTAPADRPEWGPGLRTAHLRDPEGTLLELQSY; this comes from the coding sequence ATGGACGCCCTGCACCCCCGCCTGCTCACCACCCGCTTCGCCGACGCCTTCGCGTTCTACGCCGCCGTCCTGCCCGAGTTGGCCGGCGCCACCCTGGTCCGCGGCAGCGCTGCCGGGCCGTACGCCCACTGGGACGTCGACGGGCAGGGCCTGCTCTCGCTCTTCGACCGCGCCGCCCTCGCCTCCGCCGTCGGCACCGACGCCCTCCCCTCCACCGTGGACGCCCAGGACGCGCTGATGTTCGTCTGCCGCGTCCCCGACGTCGACGCCGGCCACGCCCTGTGCCTCCGGTACGGCGCCACCCCGGTCACCGCCCCGGCCGACCGCCCCGAGTGGGGCCCGGGCCTGCGCACGGCCCACCTCCGCGACCCGGAGGGCACCCTGCTGGAGCTCCAGTCCTACTGA
- a CDS encoding MarR family winged helix-turn-helix transcriptional regulator — MNDPDAVPPRLTGLSTYLLSRVGKAARTALGERLAERGLRLWHMAVLAALDDFGPHAQRDLAARLRIDPSDLAKAVDQLAAAGQVERSRDPADRRRVSVTITPVGRAALAELDGEARQVQEELLAPLDPAERAQLHALLGRIFDALPR; from the coding sequence ATGAACGATCCGGACGCCGTCCCGCCCCGCCTCACCGGCCTCAGCACCTACCTGCTCTCGCGGGTCGGCAAGGCCGCCCGCACCGCGCTCGGCGAACGCCTCGCCGAGCGCGGCCTGCGGCTGTGGCACATGGCGGTGCTCGCCGCACTCGACGACTTCGGCCCGCACGCCCAGCGCGACCTGGCCGCCCGGCTGCGCATCGACCCGAGCGACCTGGCCAAGGCGGTCGACCAGCTGGCCGCCGCCGGGCAGGTCGAGCGCAGCCGCGACCCCGCCGACCGGCGCCGGGTCTCCGTCACGATCACCCCCGTCGGACGCGCCGCGCTCGCCGAACTCGACGGCGAGGCCCGGCAGGTGCAGGAGGAGCTGCTCGCCCCGCTCGACCCGGCCGAACGGGCGCAGCTGCACGCCCTGCTCGGCCGGATCTTCGACGCCCTGCCCCGGTAG
- a CDS encoding polysaccharide lyase family 8 super-sandwich domain-containing protein, translating into MIPEPHSPTRLPLSPARLPLSRRRLLQASAVGLAAAGAWSALGGRSAFAADAYDTLRLRWRALLTGTDFDPAAQPFAGSLASLGDRARTQQAAMAPTAGSLWPDLPLGTVSANITSSYLRLRTMALAWAQPGTGSTADAALAAAVTTGLDHLHAIAYTPTATNYNNWWDWQIGTPQALLDTCVLVQPLLTAAQIADYCAAVDHSVPDSKVSSYTGTSTGANRVDLCRVLALRGVIGKSSAKLALASASLSPVFPYVLTGDGLYPDGSFVQHTWVPYTGSYGEVLLGGLSKLFGLLAGSAWAVTDPQRQTVFDAVDAAYAPFLYNGLVMDSVSGRAISRGLQSSDALHLQQDDHGRGHTIIGHILRLADSGAAPAAQSAAWRAAVKGWIARDYYRPYLTDAAVDVPELARAQALVNDSATSAAAEPAGARVFAMDRAVVRRAGWAASLAMCSARTTFYETGNGENLRGWHTNSGLLAWWGSTFGNGQYADAFWPTVNPYRLPGTTVSTKPLADAAGGAWGAARPDNTWAGGACDGTYAAVGQAVRGLSSTLSGVKSWFLLDDAVVCLGAGISCADGVPVETVVDNRNLGPTGQHALTVDGTAQPTTLGWSQRFTGARWAAISGFGAYLFPGGASVNALREARTGSWHDINGGGTTEALTRRYLTLWVDHGTDPSGAGYSYLLMPGADAATAAARSAAPTVTVLANSASVQAVSDSVSGVTAANFFAAGTAGPISVSAPASVLVRESGGTMTVTVADPGRTASTVQVTVARSGYRTADPAAGVTVLATGSAVTLLVELGGTRGASRTVTLRTTGTAPAPATATRLAPTQDAYVRDGSYGDTNYGTAATLTVKNTDSTGSGYSRRALFSFNTAGVGGTVRRAVLWVRGAVADSGGTQTSLQAFATTADGWTETAVTWNRSPAPTTALGTGAISTAADWVGLDVTAAVTTGGPVTLAVWQPLGAVGLAVNLNSRENAAFQPHLELITS; encoded by the coding sequence TTGATCCCCGAGCCGCACTCCCCCACCCGCCTCCCGCTCTCCCCCGCCCGCCTCCCGCTCTCCCGTCGCCGCCTGCTCCAGGCCTCCGCCGTGGGCCTGGCCGCCGCGGGCGCCTGGTCCGCCCTCGGCGGGCGGTCGGCCTTCGCCGCCGACGCGTACGACACGCTCCGCCTGCGCTGGCGGGCGCTGCTGACCGGCACCGACTTCGACCCGGCCGCCCAGCCGTTCGCCGGTTCCCTCGCCTCCCTCGGCGACCGGGCCCGCACCCAGCAGGCGGCGATGGCGCCCACCGCCGGCTCGCTCTGGCCGGACCTGCCGCTCGGCACGGTCTCCGCCAACATCACCTCCAGCTACCTCCGCCTGCGCACCATGGCGCTGGCCTGGGCCCAGCCCGGGACCGGTTCGACCGCCGACGCGGCGCTCGCCGCCGCCGTCACCACCGGCCTGGACCACCTGCACGCGATCGCGTACACCCCGACCGCGACCAACTACAACAACTGGTGGGACTGGCAGATCGGCACCCCGCAGGCGCTGCTCGACACCTGCGTCCTCGTCCAGCCGCTGCTCACCGCCGCCCAGATCGCCGACTACTGCGCGGCGGTGGACCATTCGGTCCCCGACTCCAAGGTCTCCTCCTACACCGGGACCTCCACCGGCGCCAACCGGGTCGACCTCTGCCGGGTCCTGGCCCTGCGCGGGGTGATCGGCAAGAGCTCCGCCAAGCTGGCGCTCGCCTCCGCCTCGCTCTCCCCGGTCTTCCCGTACGTGCTGACCGGCGACGGCCTCTACCCGGACGGCTCGTTCGTGCAGCACACCTGGGTGCCGTACACCGGCTCGTACGGCGAGGTGCTGCTCGGCGGGCTGAGCAAGCTCTTCGGCCTGCTCGCGGGTTCGGCCTGGGCGGTGACCGATCCGCAGCGGCAGACCGTGTTCGACGCGGTCGACGCGGCGTACGCGCCGTTCCTCTACAACGGCCTGGTGATGGACTCGGTGAGCGGCCGGGCGATCAGCCGGGGCCTGCAGAGCAGCGACGCGCTGCACCTGCAGCAGGACGACCACGGGCGCGGGCACACGATCATCGGGCACATCCTGCGGCTGGCCGACTCGGGCGCCGCGCCGGCGGCGCAGTCGGCGGCGTGGCGGGCGGCGGTCAAGGGCTGGATCGCCCGCGACTACTACCGCCCGTACCTCACCGACGCCGCCGTGGACGTCCCCGAACTCGCCCGCGCGCAGGCGCTGGTGAACGACTCCGCCACCTCCGCCGCCGCCGAGCCGGCCGGCGCCCGGGTCTTCGCGATGGACCGGGCGGTGGTCCGCCGCGCCGGCTGGGCGGCCTCGCTGGCGATGTGCTCGGCCCGCACCACCTTCTACGAGACCGGAAACGGCGAGAACCTGCGCGGCTGGCACACCAACAGCGGCCTGCTCGCCTGGTGGGGCTCGACCTTCGGCAACGGCCAGTACGCGGACGCCTTCTGGCCGACCGTGAACCCCTACCGGCTGCCCGGCACCACCGTCTCCACCAAGCCGCTGGCCGACGCGGCGGGCGGCGCCTGGGGCGCGGCCCGCCCGGACAACACCTGGGCGGGCGGCGCCTGCGACGGCACCTACGCCGCCGTCGGGCAGGCCGTGCGGGGCCTGTCCTCGACCCTGAGCGGGGTCAAGTCCTGGTTCCTGCTGGACGATGCGGTCGTCTGCCTGGGCGCGGGGATCAGCTGCGCGGACGGCGTGCCGGTGGAGACCGTGGTCGACAACCGCAACCTCGGCCCGACCGGCCAGCACGCCCTCACCGTGGACGGCACGGCGCAGCCCACCACCCTCGGCTGGTCGCAGCGCTTCACCGGCGCCCGCTGGGCGGCGATCTCCGGCTTCGGCGCGTACCTGTTCCCCGGCGGGGCGAGCGTGAACGCGCTGCGCGAGGCCCGGACCGGCAGCTGGCACGACATCAACGGGGGCGGCACCACCGAGGCGCTGACCCGCCGCTACCTGACGCTCTGGGTCGACCACGGCACCGATCCGTCCGGCGCCGGCTACTCCTACCTGCTGATGCCGGGCGCGGACGCCGCGACGGCCGCCGCCCGCTCGGCCGCCCCGACCGTCACCGTGCTGGCCAACTCCGCGTCGGTGCAGGCGGTCTCCGACAGCGTCTCGGGCGTCACCGCCGCGAACTTCTTCGCCGCCGGGACGGCCGGTCCGATCTCCGTGTCGGCGCCGGCCTCGGTGCTGGTCCGCGAGTCGGGCGGCACCATGACCGTCACGGTGGCGGACCCGGGGCGGACCGCCTCCACCGTCCAGGTCACCGTCGCCCGGTCCGGCTACCGGACGGCCGACCCGGCGGCCGGCGTCACCGTCCTCGCCACCGGAAGCGCGGTGACCCTGCTGGTCGAGCTCGGCGGCACCCGGGGCGCGAGCCGGACGGTGACCCTGCGCACCACCGGCACCGCGCCCGCCCCGGCCACCGCGACCCGGCTCGCGCCCACCCAGGACGCCTACGTCCGCGACGGCTCGTACGGCGACACCAACTACGGCACCGCCGCCACGCTGACCGTGAAGAACACCGACTCGACCGGCAGCGGCTACAGCCGGCGGGCGCTGTTCTCGTTCAACACCGCGGGGGTGGGCGGGACGGTCCGCCGGGCGGTGCTCTGGGTCCGCGGGGCGGTCGCCGACTCCGGCGGCACCCAGACCTCGCTGCAGGCCTTCGCCACCACCGCCGACGGCTGGACGGAGACCGCGGTCACCTGGAACCGCTCCCCCGCCCCGACCACGGCGCTCGGCACCGGTGCGATCTCCACCGCAGCGGACTGGGTCGGCCTGGACGTCACCGCCGCCGTCACCACCGGCGGCCCGGTCACCCTCGCGGTGTGGCAGCCGCTCGGCGCGGTCGGGCTCGCGGTCAACCTCAACAGCCGTGAGAACGCCGCCTTCCAGCCCCACCTGGAGCTGATCACTTCCTGA
- a CDS encoding VOC family protein, with translation MALVWEQIVVDCADPVALGAWWARALGWVVVDDSAEEYEIRPAPDRLPGLLFGVNPDRKAGKNRLHLDFRPDGDQESEVRRLLALGATRPDIGQSGDEPWVVLADPEGNEFCVLAAPQDRASGS, from the coding sequence ATGGCCTTGGTGTGGGAACAGATCGTGGTGGACTGCGCGGACCCGGTGGCGCTCGGGGCGTGGTGGGCGCGGGCACTGGGCTGGGTGGTGGTGGACGACTCGGCCGAGGAGTACGAGATCCGGCCCGCGCCCGACCGGCTGCCCGGCCTGCTGTTCGGCGTCAATCCGGACCGCAAGGCCGGCAAGAACCGCCTGCACCTGGACTTCCGCCCCGACGGGGACCAGGAGTCCGAGGTGCGGCGGCTGCTGGCGCTCGGCGCCACCCGCCCGGACATCGGCCAGAGCGGCGACGAGCCGTGGGTGGTCCTCGCCGACCCGGAGGGCAACGAGTTCTGCGTCCTCGCCGCACCGCAGGACCGCGCGAGCGGGTCGTGA